TAGCCAGCTTCCTTGGTACTACCGATTAACCGCAGTGTGGGGGGCTCACGAAGGCTCTTTGTTATTGTGGGCACTTATCCAAGCAGGTTGGACAGTGGCAGTTGCCACCTTTAGTCGCGGCATGCCACAAGAATCTGTCGCTCGCGTTTTAGGTGTAATGGGATTGATCACAGTAGGTTTCCTACTGTTTATCATTCTAACCTCGAACCCGTTTCTTCGTACCTTACCTTACTTCCCAATTGACGGAAGAGATCTAAATCCATTGCTACAAGATCCTGGGCTTATTATTCACCCACCTATGCTGTACATGGGGTACGTAGGCTTTTCTGTTGCGTTCTCGTTTGCGATTGCTTCACTGATGACAGGTCGTTTGGATACGGCGTGGGCTCGTTGGTCACGTCCTTGGACAACCGCTGCTTGGTTGTTTCTGACCTTAGGTATCGCACTAGGTTCATGGTGGGCTTATTACGAACTTGGCTGGGGTGGCTGGTGGTTCTGGGATCCAGTAGAAAATGCTTCTTTCATGCCTTGGCTTGCAGGTACTGCACTGATGCACTCATTGGCGGTCACAGAAAAGCGCGGCACATTTAAGGCATGGACGGTTCTACTAGCTATCTCTGCGTTTTCACTGAGTTTGCTGGGTACTTTCTTGGTACGTTCGGGCATTCTAGTTTCTGTACATGCTTTTGCTTCAGACCCAACTCGCGGCATGTTCATTCTGGCATTCTTGGTGTTTGTCATTGGCGGCTCGCTACTACTGTTTGCCTTGAAAGGTGGCTCAGTGCGAGTACGTGGTAACTTTGAATTGATTTCTCGCGAAAACGTGCTGCTTGCCAATAACGTACTCTTAGTGGCGGCGTTAGTCGTGGTACTGATTGGTACGCTACTACCACTGGTTCACAAGCAGATCGGTTTGGGCTCGGTTTCTATCGGAGCGCCTTTCTTCAATATGTTGTTTACCTGGTTGATGGTGCCATTTGCATTCCTATTGGGTATCGGTCCTCTGATCCGTTGGAAACGAGATAATCTTACCCATATCAAGAAGCCTATGTTGGTTTCAGGCATTCTGGCATTGGTTGTTGGTGCTGCCCTTGTGTGGTTGCTGGCAGATAGTTTCATGGGCTTAGCTT
This portion of the Vibrio sp. SCSIO 43136 genome encodes:
- a CDS encoding heme lyase CcmF/NrfE family subunit — its product is MIAEIGHFALIISLAFALLLSVVPLYGASKNNIAMMSFARPLSWGMFVLMGVSFAILLYAFYVNDFTITYVATNSNSQLPWYYRLTAVWGAHEGSLLLWALIQAGWTVAVATFSRGMPQESVARVLGVMGLITVGFLLFIILTSNPFLRTLPYFPIDGRDLNPLLQDPGLIIHPPMLYMGYVGFSVAFSFAIASLMTGRLDTAWARWSRPWTTAAWLFLTLGIALGSWWAYYELGWGGWWFWDPVENASFMPWLAGTALMHSLAVTEKRGTFKAWTVLLAISAFSLSLLGTFLVRSGILVSVHAFASDPTRGMFILAFLVFVIGGSLLLFALKGGSVRVRGNFELISRENVLLANNVLLVAALVVVLIGTLLPLVHKQIGLGSVSIGAPFFNMLFTWLMVPFAFLLGIGPLIRWKRDNLTHIKKPMLVSGILALVVGAALVWLLADSFMGLAFLGWVMALWIIFMHGFELYQRATHRHSFKVGVTKLPRSHWAMIFGHLGLAISVIGIAMVQNYSIERDVRLAPGEHFKMESYDFYFKGLRDKDGPNYDGYIADFEITKDGKYINTLHAEKRFYRTARSMMTEAAIDRGVTRDLYIAMGERLGDDDNGAWAVRIYYKPFVRWIWLGALIMSLGGAIAISDKRYRFRNKSKKSQGASNES